DNA sequence from the Leptospirillum ferrooxidans C2-3 genome:
TTGACGAGAGACTGGACTGTTTTGGATTTCAGAAACGGTGGCTTTGACTCTTGTCTTCAGGGAGGTTCAGTGTTTTGGGCTTCTCAGGATTTCAAAACGAAAGGGGGAATGTCAGACAATTGACGATGGGGACCATAAGAAGTCCCCCAGGGCAGAATGGCGGGTGGATTGATGGTGGACTCCTTCCAGGAAAACAGGGAAGTCACCCCAGACAACAAGGGACTCCCTGGCTCTGGTCACCGCCGTGTAAAGAAGCTCCCGTGTCAGAAAAGGGTGAAAGAGCCGGGGAAGAAGTAGATGGACCCTCGAGAACTCGGAGCCCTGACTTTTATGGACGGTCAGCGCCAGTGCACTCTCCCAGGGGGGAAGGATCTCGATGGGAACAGTCTTCTCCCCCCCTTCCCCCCTTGGAAAATAAACACGGCCGGGATCTCCCCACCAGGGAAAAGGAATGATGCCCACATCTCCGTTAGAAAGGTCAAGCTCACTGGAGTTTTTCAGGACAACCACCGGATGGCCCCGCTGACTTCGCTCAGGGGAACGACTGTAATTTGAAAAAAGAATCTGTCCGAGGTTCCTTGAGATTTCGACCACTCCCCTCTGTCCGTCTCGCAGTGGACTCAAAACGCCAAGACCGGAGAGGGCAAAAAAGGCTCCGGACAAGTCTTTTGCCTTCATATAAGGAGAAAAATCCCGGGTGACATCCTGATAAAAGTCTGCAAGCGACGCCCCTTGCCGAAAGACAACACCTGAAAGCGAATCGGGATCAAGGGGAGTCACGCCTCCGTCCCTGATCCAGCGGGACAATTGTCCCACACCGGAATCGCCACTGAACCTGTAGCTTTTTTTCAGAATTGCGATCGATCCGGAGATTCCTTCAGGAGATCCGGACAAAGATTCTTCCGGTTTTTTCAGAATTTCCCCAAAGACCGCTCCCGGAGCAACGGAGGAAAGCTGGCCAGGATCCCCCGAAAGGATCAGAATGGCTTCATCCGGCAATACCAAAAGGAGCTTGTCAAACAGGGACAGGTCCACCATCGACATTTCATCCACCACCAAAAGATCGACAGGAAGAGGCAAGGGGTTTTGCTCATGATCCCTTTTCGCCTGGGCGATCAATCTGTGGATCGTCATCGGCGAGGGAATTTTGGACAGATACTCCCGATCGTCCTGATCGGGAAGGTCCGGTAACAGCTTGGCGATCGATTCACCAAGACGTGCGGCAGCCTTCCCCGTCGGGGCAACAAGGGCGATTCTCTCGGGAGGGATGGACAACAGTGATGGACAACGGGACAGGATCCGGGAGAGTGCAGTCGTCTTTCCCGTTCCCGGACCTCCCGAAAGGATCAGAAGTTTTCGGTGAAAAACGATGTTTGCACATCTTCTGATGGTATTTTCCGGAGAAGCCTCCCCAAAGGCACGATCCAACAAAATCGATTTTGGGGACTCTCCCTCAAGGGAGTCTCTGAGGTTCGACCGGGTTGTCAGGTTCCTGGCGATCCGTTCCTCGAGTTCCCTGTAGCGAAGGAGCCAGACACGCTTTCCCTCACGGTCGAAAACGATCGGAAATGGAGCCTTTCGGGAACTCAGCCTAGAACAGGAGAGAAGGAAGACAGAAGAGTCGGGGTAGATCCCGGGACTGCCAGAACGTCCGGGAGGAACAGGCTTTCCCGCGAGCTTTTCAAGGTGACAAACCACATTGCCCTGTCTGCTTTCCAGAAGAAGGGTCGCGGCCAGGAGGCCAAAGAGATTCTCGTCTTCACGGTGGCCATTTCCATAAAGACGGACAAGCAGATCGGCAAAGCTGTTTTCCAGAATGCCGAAACCAGGTGAATTTCGTTCGGCGGACAGGATTCCGCTATCGCTCGGCAAGAGAAGGAAGACCTTCCCATGCGGGGGAAGAATCCCTCTCGACATGATTCTCGAGCGTGCCAACCCCTTCGAGCGTAATGGAAACCACGTCTCCCACAGAAAGCGGACCGACTCCTGACGGAGTTCCTGTCAAAATGACATCCCCGGGGTACAGCGTCATCACATGGCTGATGAAGGACAAGATTTCTGCCGGGGAAAAAATCATGCCGGAAGCACGGCCATCCTGACGGACAGAACCGTTCACACGGGTGATGATCTGGCGGTTGTCGGGCCTCCCCCCGACGAGGACCCATGGACCAAGGGGGCAGAAGGTATCAAAACTTTTGGCCCGCATATACTGGATATCCCTTCGCTGGAGATCTCTCGCCGTGACATCGTTGGCGATCGTGATGCCCAAAAGGCAGTCCAGTGCGTGATCGACGGAAAGGCCGCGAGATTTTTTTCCGACGACAAGGGCAATTTCTCCCTCAAAATCCACCCGGGACGACATGGATGGATGAAGGATTGCCCCCCCGTTCGCCAAAAGCGCGGAGGTGGCCTTCATGAAAATCAGCGGTTCAGATGGAATAGGCTTTCCCATCTCAAGGGCATGATTCTTGTCGTTTAGTCCAACGGCCACGATCTTCGTTGGAACAACGGGTGGCAGAAGGGTCACAGAATCCTTTGTCCGGATCTCTCCGGAGGGGAGGCGAAAGAGCTCCCCCCAAGAGAGAGCCTCCGCGGTAAGGGCCTTTCCGTCCACCAGGATTCTAGCCAGGAGAGATCCTTCAGCGAAGTTTTTGCCTTCCCACTCTATTGTCATTTTGCGATCCCCAGAACATCTTCCATCTGATAGAAGCCGGGCTTTTTCAAGGCGAGCCATCTGGCGGCTTCCACCGCTCCCCTGGCAAAGGTCTCACGGGAACTTGCCCGGTGTGTCAGCTCGAGACGTTCCCCCATTCCCAAAAAGTGAACCGTGTGATCTCCCACGACATCCCCGCCCCTGACAGCCATGATTCCGATTGTATCGGGAATACGCTCACCAACCATCCCCTCACGAGAATAGACACCCCGATCGGCCAGGTTTTCTCCTCTTCCCGAAGCCACCGCTTCCCCCAAAAACAGGGCTGTTCCGCTTGGTGCGTCTTTTTTCTTCTGGTGGTGAACCTCCACAATCTCGGCATCAAATCCGGGAAGTGCCCGAGAGACCTGACGGACGAGATGGGCCAGAAGATGAATGCCAAGACTCATGTTCGGAGCGAGCAAAAGGGGGATTTTCGCACTATGGGAGAAAAGCTCCTCCTTTTCCGGGGCGGAAAATCCGGTCGTTCCGATCACGAGCGGAACACCAGCCTCCGCAAAGAGTCTGGCGGTCGAAAGGGTTGAAGAGACATTTGTAAAATCGATTCCCACAATCGGCATCCCTTCGCCTGCTCCCCGACGGAGTTCCGAAACCGTCAGTTCACCACGACAATTGATCCCGGGATGAAAGGGTGCCGGTTTCCCCGAAAGAGGATCGGAAGACTCCACGATCGCTCCATGAAGAGAGACTCCGGACTCTCTGGAAAGAACCTGAAGGATCTCGCGCCCCATCCTGCCG
Encoded proteins:
- the dapB gene encoding 4-hydroxy-tetrahydrodipicolinate reductase, which encodes MTRPDLGVVMVGASGRMGREILQVLSRESGVSLHGAIVESSDPLSGKPAPFHPGINCRGELTVSELRRGAGEGMPIVGIDFTNVSSTLSTARLFAEAGVPLVIGTTGFSAPEKEELFSHSAKIPLLLAPNMSLGIHLLAHLVRQVSRALPGFDAEIVEVHHQKKKDAPSGTALFLGEAVASGRGENLADRGVYSREGMVGERIPDTIGIMAVRGGDVVGDHTVHFLGMGERLELTHRASSRETFARGAVEAARWLALKKPGFYQMEDVLGIAK
- the recD gene encoding exodeoxyribonuclease V subunit alpha; amino-acid sequence: MPSDSGILSAERNSPGFGILENSFADLLVRLYGNGHREDENLFGLLAATLLLESRQGNVVCHLEKLAGKPVPPGRSGSPGIYPDSSVFLLSCSRLSSRKAPFPIVFDREGKRVWLLRYRELEERIARNLTTRSNLRDSLEGESPKSILLDRAFGEASPENTIRRCANIVFHRKLLILSGGPGTGKTTALSRILSRCPSLLSIPPERIALVAPTGKAAARLGESIAKLLPDLPDQDDREYLSKIPSPMTIHRLIAQAKRDHEQNPLPLPVDLLVVDEMSMVDLSLFDKLLLVLPDEAILILSGDPGQLSSVAPGAVFGEILKKPEESLSGSPEGISGSIAILKKSYRFSGDSGVGQLSRWIRDGGVTPLDPDSLSGVVFRQGASLADFYQDVTRDFSPYMKAKDLSGAFFALSGLGVLSPLRDGQRGVVEISRNLGQILFSNYSRSPERSQRGHPVVVLKNSSELDLSNGDVGIIPFPWWGDPGRVYFPRGEGGEKTVPIEILPPWESALALTVHKSQGSEFSRVHLLLPRLFHPFLTRELLYTAVTRARESLVVWGDFPVFLEGVHHQSTRHSALGDFLWSPSSIV
- a CDS encoding fumarylacetoacetate hydrolase family protein is translated as MTIEWEGKNFAEGSLLARILVDGKALTAEALSWGELFRLPSGEIRTKDSVTLLPPVVPTKIVAVGLNDKNHALEMGKPIPSEPLIFMKATSALLANGGAILHPSMSSRVDFEGEIALVVGKKSRGLSVDHALDCLLGITIANDVTARDLQRRDIQYMRAKSFDTFCPLGPWVLVGGRPDNRQIITRVNGSVRQDGRASGMIFSPAEILSFISHVMTLYPGDVILTGTPSGVGPLSVGDVVSITLEGVGTLENHVERDSSPAWEGLPSLAER